A portion of the Toxotes jaculatrix isolate fToxJac2 chromosome 16, fToxJac2.pri, whole genome shotgun sequence genome contains these proteins:
- the dab2 gene encoding disabled homolog 2 isoform X1, with translation MSGEVENSAPVPTDPSNTSPSTASTPSTPPASPATATSKVPFKKEKKKVPEKTDEYLLGRFQGDGVRYKAKLIGIDDVPEARGDKMCQDSMMKLKGMAVAARSQGKHKQRIWVNISMSGIKIIDEKSGVIEHEHVVNKISFIARDVTDNRAFGYVCGAEGQHQFFAIKTAQQAEPLVIDLKDLFQVIFNMRKKEAEALQKGENGSAVVENGNDALLNMEGEVKIAQPVEQLDLFGAMSTPPDIQAPNDSNDILLLDFSTEVDSNQNCIKGSSFVTSCAPDRRASPHTENPFSSTFGYFPTPDSDPFRDDPLSKSPARSAPDNSQIILTTSHLNSTAGSTSKTLINGGFNGNSEHLSQQVNGLTSKTMILALSNGQWPLGGKITQGSTTTMMDGNDSGPVLSTKNPFFDSSLKTSPVTNGICHHPQPPVTHSKDSVVINPPPQSSKAGRGRRSAKSTSSDLFGAELFAAPGNSEGSPASSNFFNSTPANSAPSSLAALGNLQLGPPATTSIPAAGMWGASTTVPSMFPMPGVTAPSPRPNFPQPSAFGGLPIPPTAWGQQMPSQFGVPAHAWGQPPPVAPLGVPGWGQPANTNPFHTSPFPAMGDQQGPSRPPPRPPAKEAPPKVENSAFTALDPLGDKEKKTGKDMFKDFQIAKPPAIPARKGELVSNSAPPSSSSEAGAFDMYFSSKVGLAQDAADHDDFDINQMSPVVNDIPAPAAAPAPSFNPDLLNAAFSPAPIANNSAPAQGQDLNQDMFDKAFGAPNSSPFGMPPVTMQTATVGQTSVSTAAFGDSFGNPFA, from the exons ATGTCTGGAGAGGTGGAGAACAGCGCTCCTGTCCCTACCGACCCCAGCAACACTTCCCCATCTACAGCCTCAACCCCCAGCACTCCTCCTGCCTCCCCTGCAACAGCCACATCCAAGGTCCCattcaagaaagaaaagaagaaag ttccAGAGAAGACAGATGAGTACCTGCTGGGCAGGTTTCAAGGGGATGGCGTGAGGTACAAGGCCAAACTGATTGGCATCGATGACGTGCCAGAGGCCAGGGGAGACAAGATGTGCCAGGACTCCATGATGAAACTTAAG GGCATGGCAGTAGCTGCTCGGTCCCAAGGGAAGCACAAACAGAGGATCTGGGTCAACATTTCCATGTCGGGTATCAAGATCATTGATGAGAAATCAGGG GTGATTGAACACGAGCATGTGGTGAATAAGATCTCCTTCATCGCCAGAGATGTGACAGATAACAGGGCATTTGGATATGTTTGTGGAGCAGAGGGACAGCATCAGTTCTTTGCCATAAAGACCGCACAACAG GCAGAGCCCCTGGTCATTGATCTGAAAGATCTCTTCCAGGTTATCTTCAACATGAggaagaaggaggcagaggcCTTACAGAAG GGTGAAAATGGCAGCGCAGTAGTTGAG aatgGGAACGATGCCTTGCTAAATATGGAAGGTGAAGTTAAAATTGCCCAA CCAGTGGAGCAGCTTGACCTTTTTGGAGCCATGTCGACCCCCCCAGACATCCAGGCACCAAAT GACTCTAATGATATTCTCTTGCTGGACTTTTCCACTGAAGTTGACAGCAATCAGAATTGCATAAAGGGAAGCTCCTTTGTAACTTCCTGTGCCCCTGACCGTAGGGCATCTCCACATACAGAGAATCCTTTTTCCTCGACATTTGGCTACTTTCCAACACCAGACAGCGACCCTTTCAGAGATGACCCCCTTTCTAAATCACCCGCTCGGTCAGCACCCGATAATTCACAGATCATCCTCACCACCAGTCACCTAAACAGCACTGCTGGCAGCACTAGTAAGACACTTATTAACGGTGGTTTTAATGGAAACTCTGAGCACCTTAGTCAGCAGGTAAATGGGTTAACCAGTAAGACTATGATCCTTGCGCTCAGTAACGGACAGTGGCCACTAGGGGGCAAAATAACTCAAGGCAGCACAACTACCATGATGGATGGAAATGATTCTGGACCAGTTCTCTCAACCAAAAACCCATTTTTTGACTCCTCTTTGAAAACCTCCCCTGTCACTAACGGCATATGTCATCACCCACAACCTCCTGTGACTCATAGCAAGGATTCAGTTGTCATAAACCCGCCTCCGCAGAGCTCTAAGGCTGGACGAGGTCGAAGGAGTGCAAAG tcCACATCAAGTGACCTGTTCGGGGCAGAGCTGTTTGCTGCTCCTGGTAATTCTGAGGGATCACCTGCTTCCAGTAACTTCTTCAACAGCACACCTGCCAactctgctccctcctccttaGCTGCGCTGG GGAATCTTCAGTTAGGCCCTCCAGCTACCACCAGTATCCCTGCTGCAGGCATGTGGGGAGCCTCCACCACTGTACCCTCCATGTTTCCTATGCCAGGAGTGACAGCTCCCAGCCCCAGGCCAAACTTCCCACAGCCATCTGCCTTTGGCGGTCTACCCATACCACCCACCGCCTGGGGCCAGCAGATGCCATCTCAGTTTGGTGTCCCAGCTCACGCCTGGGGTCAGCCTCCACCAGTTGCACCACTTGGTGTCCCAGGTTGGGGTCAGCCCGCAAATACCAATCCTTTCCACACAAGCCCATTCCCTGCAATGGGTGACCAGCAAGGTCCGTCACGCCCCCCTCCTAGACCACCCGCTAAAGAGGCCCCTCCAAAGGTAGAGAACAGTGCCTTCACGGCTTTGGACCCACTTGgagataaagagaagaagactgGAAAGGACATGTTCAAGGACTTCCAGATTGCAAAGCCTCCAGCCATCCCAGCGAGGAAAGGGGAGCTTGTGTCCAACTCTGCTCCGCCCTCAAGCAGCAGTGAAGCAGGGGCATTTGATATGTACTTTTCCAGTAAAGTGGGCCTGGCTCAGGATGCTGCAGATCATGATGACTTTGATATCAATCAAATGTCACCAGTTGTTAATG ATATccctgctccagctgcagctccgGCTCCAAGCTTTAACCCTGACCTGCTCAATGCCGccttctctcctgctcccaTCGCAAACAACTCAGCACCAGCACAGGGACAAGACCTCAATCAGGACATGTTTGATAAAGCATTTGGGGCCCCAAATTCCAGTCCGTTTGGAATGCCACCTGTAACTATG CAGACCGCTACTGTTGGGCAGACTTCTGTTTCAACAGCTGCTTTTGGTGATTCTTTTGGAAACCCCTTTGCTTGA
- the dab2 gene encoding disabled homolog 2 isoform X2, with protein sequence MSGEVENSAPVPTDPSNTSPSTASTPSTPPASPATATSKVPFKKEKKKVPEKTDEYLLGRFQGDGVRYKAKLIGIDDVPEARGDKMCQDSMMKLKGMAVAARSQGKHKQRIWVNISMSGIKIIDEKSGVIEHEHVVNKISFIARDVTDNRAFGYVCGAEGQHQFFAIKTAQQAEPLVIDLKDLFQVIFNMRKKEAEALQKGENGSAVVENGNDALLNMEGEVKIAQPVEQLDLFGAMSTPPDIQAPNDSNDILLLDFSTEVDSNQNCIKGSSFVTSCAPDRRASPHTENPFSSTFGYFPTPDSDPFRDDPLSKSPARSAPDNSQIILTTSHLNSTAGSTSKTLINGGFNGNSEHLSQQVNGLTSKTMILALSNGQWPLGGKITQGSTTTMMDGNDSGPVLSTKNPFFDSSLKTSPVTNGICHHPQPPVTHSKDSVVINPPPQSSKAGRGRRSAKSTSSDLFGAELFAAPGNSEGSPASSNFFNSTPANSAPSSLAALGNLQLGPPATTSIPAAGMWGASTTVPSMFPMPGVTAPSPRPNFPQPSAFGGLPIPPTAWGQQMPSQFGVPAHAWGQPPPVAPLGVPGWGQPANTNPFHTSPFPAMGDQQGPSRPPPRPPAKEAPPKVENSAFTALDPLGDKEKKTGKDMFKDFQIAKPPAIPARKGELVSNSAPPSSSSEAGAFDMYFSSKVGLAQDAADHDDFDINQMSPVVNDIPAPAAAPAPSFNPDLLNAAFSPAPIANNSAPAQGQDLNQDMFDKAFGAPNSSPFGMPPVTMTATVGQTSVSTAAFGDSFGNPFA encoded by the exons ATGTCTGGAGAGGTGGAGAACAGCGCTCCTGTCCCTACCGACCCCAGCAACACTTCCCCATCTACAGCCTCAACCCCCAGCACTCCTCCTGCCTCCCCTGCAACAGCCACATCCAAGGTCCCattcaagaaagaaaagaagaaag ttccAGAGAAGACAGATGAGTACCTGCTGGGCAGGTTTCAAGGGGATGGCGTGAGGTACAAGGCCAAACTGATTGGCATCGATGACGTGCCAGAGGCCAGGGGAGACAAGATGTGCCAGGACTCCATGATGAAACTTAAG GGCATGGCAGTAGCTGCTCGGTCCCAAGGGAAGCACAAACAGAGGATCTGGGTCAACATTTCCATGTCGGGTATCAAGATCATTGATGAGAAATCAGGG GTGATTGAACACGAGCATGTGGTGAATAAGATCTCCTTCATCGCCAGAGATGTGACAGATAACAGGGCATTTGGATATGTTTGTGGAGCAGAGGGACAGCATCAGTTCTTTGCCATAAAGACCGCACAACAG GCAGAGCCCCTGGTCATTGATCTGAAAGATCTCTTCCAGGTTATCTTCAACATGAggaagaaggaggcagaggcCTTACAGAAG GGTGAAAATGGCAGCGCAGTAGTTGAG aatgGGAACGATGCCTTGCTAAATATGGAAGGTGAAGTTAAAATTGCCCAA CCAGTGGAGCAGCTTGACCTTTTTGGAGCCATGTCGACCCCCCCAGACATCCAGGCACCAAAT GACTCTAATGATATTCTCTTGCTGGACTTTTCCACTGAAGTTGACAGCAATCAGAATTGCATAAAGGGAAGCTCCTTTGTAACTTCCTGTGCCCCTGACCGTAGGGCATCTCCACATACAGAGAATCCTTTTTCCTCGACATTTGGCTACTTTCCAACACCAGACAGCGACCCTTTCAGAGATGACCCCCTTTCTAAATCACCCGCTCGGTCAGCACCCGATAATTCACAGATCATCCTCACCACCAGTCACCTAAACAGCACTGCTGGCAGCACTAGTAAGACACTTATTAACGGTGGTTTTAATGGAAACTCTGAGCACCTTAGTCAGCAGGTAAATGGGTTAACCAGTAAGACTATGATCCTTGCGCTCAGTAACGGACAGTGGCCACTAGGGGGCAAAATAACTCAAGGCAGCACAACTACCATGATGGATGGAAATGATTCTGGACCAGTTCTCTCAACCAAAAACCCATTTTTTGACTCCTCTTTGAAAACCTCCCCTGTCACTAACGGCATATGTCATCACCCACAACCTCCTGTGACTCATAGCAAGGATTCAGTTGTCATAAACCCGCCTCCGCAGAGCTCTAAGGCTGGACGAGGTCGAAGGAGTGCAAAG tcCACATCAAGTGACCTGTTCGGGGCAGAGCTGTTTGCTGCTCCTGGTAATTCTGAGGGATCACCTGCTTCCAGTAACTTCTTCAACAGCACACCTGCCAactctgctccctcctccttaGCTGCGCTGG GGAATCTTCAGTTAGGCCCTCCAGCTACCACCAGTATCCCTGCTGCAGGCATGTGGGGAGCCTCCACCACTGTACCCTCCATGTTTCCTATGCCAGGAGTGACAGCTCCCAGCCCCAGGCCAAACTTCCCACAGCCATCTGCCTTTGGCGGTCTACCCATACCACCCACCGCCTGGGGCCAGCAGATGCCATCTCAGTTTGGTGTCCCAGCTCACGCCTGGGGTCAGCCTCCACCAGTTGCACCACTTGGTGTCCCAGGTTGGGGTCAGCCCGCAAATACCAATCCTTTCCACACAAGCCCATTCCCTGCAATGGGTGACCAGCAAGGTCCGTCACGCCCCCCTCCTAGACCACCCGCTAAAGAGGCCCCTCCAAAGGTAGAGAACAGTGCCTTCACGGCTTTGGACCCACTTGgagataaagagaagaagactgGAAAGGACATGTTCAAGGACTTCCAGATTGCAAAGCCTCCAGCCATCCCAGCGAGGAAAGGGGAGCTTGTGTCCAACTCTGCTCCGCCCTCAAGCAGCAGTGAAGCAGGGGCATTTGATATGTACTTTTCCAGTAAAGTGGGCCTGGCTCAGGATGCTGCAGATCATGATGACTTTGATATCAATCAAATGTCACCAGTTGTTAATG ATATccctgctccagctgcagctccgGCTCCAAGCTTTAACCCTGACCTGCTCAATGCCGccttctctcctgctcccaTCGCAAACAACTCAGCACCAGCACAGGGACAAGACCTCAATCAGGACATGTTTGATAAAGCATTTGGGGCCCCAAATTCCAGTCCGTTTGGAATGCCACCTGTAACTATG ACCGCTACTGTTGGGCAGACTTCTGTTTCAACAGCTGCTTTTGGTGATTCTTTTGGAAACCCCTTTGCTTGA
- the dab2 gene encoding disabled homolog 2 isoform X3, whose translation MSGEVENSAPVPTDPSNTSPSTASTPSTPPASPATATSKVPFKKEKKKVPEKTDEYLLGRFQGDGVRYKAKLIGIDDVPEARGDKMCQDSMMKLKGMAVAARSQGKHKQRIWVNISMSGIKIIDEKSGVIEHEHVVNKISFIARDVTDNRAFGYVCGAEGQHQFFAIKTAQQAEPLVIDLKDLFQVIFNMRKKEAEALQKGENGSAVVENGNDALLNMEGEVKIAQPVEQLDLFGAMSTPPDIQAPNSTSSDLFGAELFAAPGNSEGSPASSNFFNSTPANSAPSSLAALGNLQLGPPATTSIPAAGMWGASTTVPSMFPMPGVTAPSPRPNFPQPSAFGGLPIPPTAWGQQMPSQFGVPAHAWGQPPPVAPLGVPGWGQPANTNPFHTSPFPAMGDQQGPSRPPPRPPAKEAPPKVENSAFTALDPLGDKEKKTGKDMFKDFQIAKPPAIPARKGELVSNSAPPSSSSEAGAFDMYFSSKVGLAQDAADHDDFDINQMSPVVNDIPAPAAAPAPSFNPDLLNAAFSPAPIANNSAPAQGQDLNQDMFDKAFGAPNSSPFGMPPVTMQTATVGQTSVSTAAFGDSFGNPFA comes from the exons ATGTCTGGAGAGGTGGAGAACAGCGCTCCTGTCCCTACCGACCCCAGCAACACTTCCCCATCTACAGCCTCAACCCCCAGCACTCCTCCTGCCTCCCCTGCAACAGCCACATCCAAGGTCCCattcaagaaagaaaagaagaaag ttccAGAGAAGACAGATGAGTACCTGCTGGGCAGGTTTCAAGGGGATGGCGTGAGGTACAAGGCCAAACTGATTGGCATCGATGACGTGCCAGAGGCCAGGGGAGACAAGATGTGCCAGGACTCCATGATGAAACTTAAG GGCATGGCAGTAGCTGCTCGGTCCCAAGGGAAGCACAAACAGAGGATCTGGGTCAACATTTCCATGTCGGGTATCAAGATCATTGATGAGAAATCAGGG GTGATTGAACACGAGCATGTGGTGAATAAGATCTCCTTCATCGCCAGAGATGTGACAGATAACAGGGCATTTGGATATGTTTGTGGAGCAGAGGGACAGCATCAGTTCTTTGCCATAAAGACCGCACAACAG GCAGAGCCCCTGGTCATTGATCTGAAAGATCTCTTCCAGGTTATCTTCAACATGAggaagaaggaggcagaggcCTTACAGAAG GGTGAAAATGGCAGCGCAGTAGTTGAG aatgGGAACGATGCCTTGCTAAATATGGAAGGTGAAGTTAAAATTGCCCAA CCAGTGGAGCAGCTTGACCTTTTTGGAGCCATGTCGACCCCCCCAGACATCCAGGCACCAAAT tcCACATCAAGTGACCTGTTCGGGGCAGAGCTGTTTGCTGCTCCTGGTAATTCTGAGGGATCACCTGCTTCCAGTAACTTCTTCAACAGCACACCTGCCAactctgctccctcctccttaGCTGCGCTGG GGAATCTTCAGTTAGGCCCTCCAGCTACCACCAGTATCCCTGCTGCAGGCATGTGGGGAGCCTCCACCACTGTACCCTCCATGTTTCCTATGCCAGGAGTGACAGCTCCCAGCCCCAGGCCAAACTTCCCACAGCCATCTGCCTTTGGCGGTCTACCCATACCACCCACCGCCTGGGGCCAGCAGATGCCATCTCAGTTTGGTGTCCCAGCTCACGCCTGGGGTCAGCCTCCACCAGTTGCACCACTTGGTGTCCCAGGTTGGGGTCAGCCCGCAAATACCAATCCTTTCCACACAAGCCCATTCCCTGCAATGGGTGACCAGCAAGGTCCGTCACGCCCCCCTCCTAGACCACCCGCTAAAGAGGCCCCTCCAAAGGTAGAGAACAGTGCCTTCACGGCTTTGGACCCACTTGgagataaagagaagaagactgGAAAGGACATGTTCAAGGACTTCCAGATTGCAAAGCCTCCAGCCATCCCAGCGAGGAAAGGGGAGCTTGTGTCCAACTCTGCTCCGCCCTCAAGCAGCAGTGAAGCAGGGGCATTTGATATGTACTTTTCCAGTAAAGTGGGCCTGGCTCAGGATGCTGCAGATCATGATGACTTTGATATCAATCAAATGTCACCAGTTGTTAATG ATATccctgctccagctgcagctccgGCTCCAAGCTTTAACCCTGACCTGCTCAATGCCGccttctctcctgctcccaTCGCAAACAACTCAGCACCAGCACAGGGACAAGACCTCAATCAGGACATGTTTGATAAAGCATTTGGGGCCCCAAATTCCAGTCCGTTTGGAATGCCACCTGTAACTATG CAGACCGCTACTGTTGGGCAGACTTCTGTTTCAACAGCTGCTTTTGGTGATTCTTTTGGAAACCCCTTTGCTTGA